A genome region from Tolypothrix sp. PCC 7712 includes the following:
- a CDS encoding site-specific integrase, protein MQSGKRNTKGSVVVESFRKRLRLSLPRQLFNGKQKYLTLGLDDTPGNRQIAEAKAKEIERDIQANILVPGTFDYTLNKYRPESFRLAETEQPEYSVSLHDIWEKFIEHKRKTSSPSTMRFQWRTFSNYVRKLPTHDLEKAVEIRDWVLSNIPPESARRFIVRLSACCDWAIDSQIITNNPFNGMSSKITIPKSQKNDDGEINPFSVHERDLIIEAFRSNQFCSKYSRVKHSSYADYVEFLFLTGCRPSEAIALEIKNVSSDFRYVTFDCAVVLTESGLAKKSGLKTQDKRRFPVNQKLKPILERLCEGKNNDDILFPSPQEKTYIDTDNFRKRTWKVVLDGLGIEYRKPYQTRHTFITLALENGLDAKDVARLVGNSPEIIYKHYAGNKRDLFVPEF, encoded by the coding sequence ATGCAATCAGGAAAACGCAATACTAAAGGTTCCGTCGTAGTTGAAAGTTTCCGCAAGCGCTTACGGTTGTCGTTACCCCGGCAATTATTTAATGGAAAGCAAAAATACTTAACACTTGGACTAGATGACACGCCAGGGAACCGCCAGATAGCAGAAGCTAAGGCTAAAGAGATAGAGAGAGACATTCAAGCTAATATTCTTGTTCCAGGAACTTTTGACTACACATTAAATAAATACCGTCCTGAGTCCTTTCGATTAGCAGAAACAGAGCAACCAGAATACTCTGTTAGTCTTCATGACATTTGGGAAAAGTTTATAGAACATAAAAGAAAAACCTCATCACCCAGCACAATGAGGTTTCAGTGGAGAACTTTTAGTAACTATGTACGTAAATTGCCTACTCATGATTTAGAGAAAGCAGTTGAAATTAGAGATTGGGTTTTAAGTAATATTCCTCCAGAATCAGCTAGAAGATTTATCGTTCGTTTAAGCGCTTGTTGTGATTGGGCAATTGATTCACAAATTATTACTAATAATCCTTTTAATGGAATGTCTAGTAAAATCACAATTCCTAAATCTCAAAAAAATGATGATGGCGAAATAAACCCCTTTAGTGTGCATGAAAGAGATTTAATAATTGAAGCATTTAGGAGTAATCAATTTTGTTCTAAATATTCTAGAGTTAAGCATTCTTCTTATGCTGACTATGTAGAGTTCTTATTTCTCACTGGGTGTAGACCTTCAGAAGCTATTGCACTTGAAATAAAAAATGTTTCTAGCGATTTTAGATATGTAACATTTGATTGTGCAGTTGTCTTAACAGAGAGCGGATTGGCTAAAAAATCAGGATTGAAAACTCAAGATAAAAGGAGATTTCCTGTTAATCAAAAACTAAAACCTATACTTGAAAGATTATGTGAAGGTAAAAACAATGATGATATTTTGTTCCCTAGTCCTCAAGAAAAAACCTACATTGATACTGACAATTTTAGAAAACGAACATGGAAAGTTGTTTTAGATGGTTTAGGTATTGAATACAGAAAACCTTATCAAACTAGACACACTTTTATTACTTTAGCGCTAGAAAATGGATTAGATGCTAAAGACGTTGCCCGATTAGTTGGCAATTCTCCTGAGATAATTTATAAACACTATGCAGGTAATAAAAGAGATTTGTTTGTTCCAGAGTTTTAG
- a CDS encoding phosphate-starvation-inducible PsiE family protein — MQDEKFMHFIENIEVLVSKVLSLFMVVVILAAIWDLAVFLIKELFDVPYGTFNTTLFKIFGLFLNILIALEILENITAYLRKHVVQVELVIVTSLIAVARKIIILDLEKVTGIDIIGLGVAVLALSISYLIIRFSNSR; from the coding sequence ATGCAGGATGAGAAATTTATGCACTTCATTGAAAACATTGAAGTGCTAGTTTCTAAAGTACTATCTTTGTTTATGGTCGTGGTGATTTTAGCCGCAATCTGGGATTTAGCGGTTTTTCTAATTAAAGAGTTATTTGATGTACCTTATGGTACCTTTAACACAACTTTATTTAAAATATTTGGATTATTTTTAAATATTTTAATTGCCTTAGAAATTTTAGAAAATATCACTGCATATCTTAGAAAACACGTTGTTCAAGTCGAATTAGTTATTGTTACGTCTTTAATCGCTGTTGCTCGAAAAATTATTATCCTTGACTTGGAAAAAGTAACAGGAATTGATATCATTGGTTTAGGAGTTGCAGTTTTAGCATTATCAATTAGTTATTTAATAATTCGCTTTAGTAATTCCCGATAA
- a CDS encoding tocopherol cyclase family protein, producing the protein MLSIPRNFLDTTQTPHSGYHWDDSNRRFFEGWYYRVTLPDCGETFAFMYSIEDPIGNQPHSGGAAQILGPQDEYLCRTFPDVKKFWASRDVLGLGHWGKTDLPTQGFYLLPEEFERHIQQGYQATATLNQGIISDPATGNYCRWRYEIKPIYAWGNHGSLQQSTAGWLSFLQIFEPGWQILMAHGLASGWIDWNGKIYEFTNAPAYGEKNWGGAFPQKWFWLNCNSFHNEPDLALTAGGGRRGVLWWMESVAMIGVHYQGKFYEFVPWNSKVEWNIQPWGRWQIQAHNADYEVELIGTTDLPGTPLRAPTAQGLMYCCRDTMKGKLDLQLRDRTNGKPRIILKAQSSLCGLETGGGSWDDSWQSS; encoded by the coding sequence ATGCTTAGTATTCCCAGAAACTTTCTCGACACCACTCAAACACCCCATTCCGGTTACCACTGGGATGATAGTAACCGCCGCTTTTTTGAGGGCTGGTATTATCGAGTTACCTTACCAGACTGTGGTGAAACCTTTGCTTTCATGTACTCAATTGAAGACCCTATTGGTAATCAACCTCACAGTGGTGGTGCAGCGCAAATTCTGGGGCCACAAGATGAGTATCTTTGCCGGACTTTTCCTGATGTGAAAAAATTTTGGGCTAGTCGAGATGTTTTAGGTTTAGGTCATTGGGGGAAAACAGATTTACCCACCCAAGGCTTCTACCTGCTTCCAGAAGAGTTTGAGCGCCATATTCAACAAGGCTATCAAGCTACCGCTACTTTGAATCAAGGCATCATTAGCGACCCTGCTACAGGGAATTATTGTCGTTGGCGGTACGAAATCAAGCCGATATACGCTTGGGGTAATCATGGAAGTCTGCAACAATCCACTGCTGGCTGGCTGTCATTTTTGCAGATTTTTGAACCAGGATGGCAAATTTTAATGGCTCATGGTTTAGCTAGTGGTTGGATTGATTGGAATGGGAAAATCTATGAATTTACTAACGCCCCAGCCTATGGAGAGAAAAATTGGGGTGGTGCTTTTCCGCAAAAATGGTTTTGGCTCAATTGTAATAGCTTCCACAACGAACCCGACTTAGCATTAACTGCAGGTGGTGGAAGACGGGGTGTGCTGTGGTGGATGGAATCTGTAGCGATGATTGGTGTGCATTATCAAGGCAAATTTTATGAGTTTGTACCCTGGAACTCAAAAGTTGAGTGGAATATTCAACCTTGGGGTAGATGGCAAATACAAGCACACAATGCAGATTATGAAGTTGAGTTAATTGGCACCACAGATTTACCTGGTACGCCTTTACGTGCGCCGACAGCACAAGGTTTAATGTACTGTTGTCGAGATACTATGAAAGGAAAACTAGATTTGCAATTACGCGATCGCACTAACGGCAAACCTCGAATTATCCTCAAAGCACAAAGTTCGCTGTGCGGTTTAGAAACTGGCGGCGGTTCTTGGGATGATAGCTGGCAGTCTAGTTAA
- a CDS encoding CHASE2 domain-containing protein, which yields MRPKLKQLLWQWRGVLLAVPNVTVIVIILRLMGLLEFLELTALDQFFLLRPQQPVDERIIIVEINESNIRKLKGWPINDNVLARVLNNIKQQKPLAIGLDIYRDLPLNPGHQNLVNIFNTTPNLIGVEKLSNTSDSSAVKPPPELKKLNQVGANDFPLDKDGKIRRALLYAGLPDGNNLESFGLKLALLYLKPQGITEKPSENNPNFLQLGKGIFPNFESNDGGYLRADDSSYQIILNYRGGIDRFTRVSINDVLDNRISPDLMRGKIVLVGATAESLNDLFWTPYSSKLIGAPVRMAGVAIHANLISQILSSALESRPQIKTLAEPIEWLWILFWSMVGASLCWQHRHVIHENKKFSLTNTTSSIVLATACLVGGSYLAFLFAWWIPIVPPLLALTGSAIAVTQYIARSAAEMRRTFGRYVTDEVVANLLETPSGLKLGGERKKVTVLMSDLRGFSAVSERLPPEQVVAILNVYLGAMADVINHYNGTINEFIGDGIFVMFGAPVSREDDSQRAIACAIAMQLAMKPVNEHNQQMNLPIIEMGIGIHTGEVVAGNVGSQKRAKYSVVGSHVNLTSRIESYTVGGQILISEETLKDANTDPYINIRIDGQLRVEPKGIKAPITIYDIGGIGGKYNLHLPKSDDNMLKLSEEISVEYTILEGKHAVGTIFNGEIVKLSEHGAILRSPNSLDSLSNLKMRLLNAPEIAPGEGDIYAKVLKKAPDDDSYFLIRFTAMPPKPKEVLDNRLKSESSSNKSEQ from the coding sequence ATGCGGCCCAAGCTGAAACAGCTACTATGGCAATGGCGGGGAGTTTTGCTAGCAGTACCGAATGTAACAGTTATTGTGATTATCCTGCGATTAATGGGATTGCTGGAATTCTTAGAACTAACCGCGCTAGATCAGTTTTTTCTGTTACGTCCACAACAGCCTGTTGATGAGCGCATTATCATAGTTGAGATTAATGAATCAAACATCAGGAAATTAAAAGGATGGCCGATAAATGATAACGTACTTGCTCGAGTTTTAAATAATATTAAGCAGCAAAAACCTCTAGCCATCGGTCTTGATATTTATCGAGATTTACCTTTAAATCCTGGCCATCAAAACTTAGTAAATATATTTAATACTACTCCTAACTTGATTGGAGTAGAAAAATTATCTAATACATCTGATAGTTCTGCAGTTAAACCACCTCCAGAACTAAAAAAACTCAATCAAGTAGGAGCGAATGACTTTCCGTTAGATAAAGATGGTAAAATACGCCGAGCTTTACTGTATGCAGGTTTGCCTGATGGCAATAATCTGGAAAGTTTTGGATTAAAATTAGCATTATTATATTTGAAACCACAAGGAATTACTGAAAAACCATCAGAAAATAATCCTAACTTTTTGCAGTTAGGTAAAGGTATTTTTCCTAATTTTGAAAGTAATGATGGTGGTTACTTACGAGCAGATGATAGCAGCTACCAAATTATTTTAAACTACCGAGGTGGAATTGATCGGTTCACACGAGTATCTATTAATGATGTTTTAGATAACCGAATTTCACCAGATTTGATGCGAGGAAAAATTGTTTTAGTTGGTGCTACAGCCGAGAGTTTGAATGATCTATTTTGGACACCATATAGTAGTAAATTAATTGGTGCACCTGTACGAATGGCTGGTGTTGCCATTCATGCCAATTTAATTAGTCAAATTTTGAGTTCGGCTTTGGAAAGTCGCCCACAAATTAAGACATTAGCTGAACCTATAGAATGGTTGTGGATTTTATTCTGGTCGATGGTTGGTGCAAGTTTGTGTTGGCAACATCGACATGTCATTCATGAAAACAAGAAATTTTCATTAACTAATACCACTAGCAGTATTGTACTAGCAACTGCTTGTTTGGTGGGTGGGAGTTATTTAGCTTTTCTTTTTGCTTGGTGGATTCCCATTGTACCGCCTCTATTAGCTTTAACCGGATCTGCGATCGCAGTCACTCAATATATCGCGCGGAGTGCTGCGGAAATGCGCCGTACCTTTGGTCGCTACGTCACAGATGAGGTAGTTGCTAATTTATTAGAAACTCCTTCTGGACTTAAGTTAGGAGGAGAACGGAAAAAAGTCACCGTCTTAATGTCTGACTTAAGAGGATTTTCTGCTGTTTCTGAACGTTTACCACCTGAACAAGTAGTAGCAATTCTCAATGTTTATTTAGGCGCAATGGCAGATGTCATTAACCATTACAACGGTACGATTAATGAATTTATTGGTGATGGTATCTTTGTCATGTTTGGTGCGCCTGTAAGTCGCGAAGATGATTCCCAAAGAGCAATTGCTTGTGCGATCGCTATGCAATTAGCAATGAAACCTGTCAATGAACATAATCAACAAATGAATTTACCAATTATCGAAATGGGAATTGGGATTCATACAGGTGAAGTTGTTGCAGGTAATGTAGGCTCTCAAAAGCGTGCTAAATATTCAGTTGTTGGCAGTCATGTTAACTTAACTTCTCGGATTGAGTCTTATACAGTTGGTGGTCAAATTTTGATTTCTGAAGAGACTTTGAAAGATGCCAATACTGACCCCTATATTAATATTAGAATTGATGGACAATTACGGGTAGAACCAAAAGGAATTAAAGCTCCAATTACCATTTATGACATTGGCGGTATTGGTGGTAAGTACAATCTTCATTTGCCGAAATCCGATGACAATATGCTGAAATTGTCTGAAGAAATTTCTGTTGAATATACAATTTTGGAAGGTAAACACGCAGTAGGCACTATATTTAATGGTGAAATTGTTAAATTATCCGAGCATGGTGCAATATTGCGATCGCCTAATTCGCTAGATTCTTTAAGTAACCTCAAGATGAGATTGTTAAACGCACCAGAAATTGCTCCTGGTGAAGGTGATATCTATGCCAAGGTATTGAAAAAAGCTCCTGATGACGACAGTTATTTTCTGATTCGTTTTACAGCTATGCCTCCAAAGCCAAAAGAAGTACTTGACAATCGGCTTAAATCTGAATCTAGTAGTAATAAATCAGAACAATGA
- a CDS encoding nitrate reductase associated protein, whose protein sequence is MTNTIFFKFEADFVTSLRCIPMQVRYKLDTCGIKLKLSDWNQMSQTEREALVELPCNTDAEIQAYSQYLEQLILNRTGTSPAKLPIESHPAWMDSTNLPASVQEQAQEIGITLTTPQWESLTPLERFALIKLSRSGHENSNFPRAMAEFHLA, encoded by the coding sequence ATGACAAATACAATCTTTTTTAAATTTGAAGCGGATTTCGTGACATCCCTGCGTTGTATACCGATGCAGGTGCGCTACAAACTAGATACCTGTGGTATTAAACTCAAATTATCTGATTGGAATCAAATGTCTCAGACTGAACGTGAAGCTTTAGTGGAATTACCTTGTAATACTGATGCAGAAATCCAAGCTTATAGTCAATATCTAGAACAATTAATTTTAAACCGCACAGGTACATCACCTGCAAAATTACCAATTGAATCTCATCCGGCTTGGATGGATTCTACTAATTTACCTGCTAGTGTTCAAGAACAAGCTCAAGAAATTGGTATTACACTAACAACACCACAGTGGGAATCTTTAACACCTTTAGAGCGGTTTGCTCTCATTAAACTTAGCCGTTCTGGACATGAAAATAGTAACTTTCCCCGCGCAATGGCAGAATTTCATCTGGCTTAA
- a CDS encoding nitrate ABC transporter ATP-binding protein (This model describes the ATP binding subunits of ATP-binding cassette (ABC) transporters for nitrate transport, or for bicarbonate transport, in bacteria and archaea.): MQLAKNTHNQSQVNKLPKQKADDFLVIEGVSKIYPTPEGPYTVLDGVDLKVREGEFVCIIGHSGCGKSTLLNMVAGFNTPSEGIVLLQDQPITEPGPDRMMVFQNYCLLPWLSVFDNVYLAIDSVFPKKSQAEKRAIAREHLAMVGLTEAADKKPSQISGGMKQRVAIARALSIRPQVLILDEPFGALDAITKEELQEELLQIWREHQVTVLMITHDIDEALFLADRVVMMTNGPAAQIGEILEVPFARPRNRRRIMEDPEYYNLRNYALDFLYRRFAHDDE, encoded by the coding sequence ATGCAACTCGCCAAAAATACTCACAATCAAAGTCAGGTTAATAAATTACCAAAGCAAAAAGCAGATGATTTTTTGGTAATTGAAGGTGTCAGCAAAATTTACCCAACTCCCGAAGGCCCCTACACCGTATTAGATGGCGTTGACCTGAAAGTTCGGGAAGGTGAATTTGTTTGTATTATTGGTCACTCTGGTTGTGGTAAATCTACGCTGCTAAATATGGTGGCTGGATTTAACACTCCCAGCGAAGGTATTGTTCTCTTGCAAGACCAACCAATTACTGAGCCAGGGCCAGACAGGATGATGGTTTTTCAAAACTACTGTCTCCTACCTTGGTTGAGTGTATTTGATAACGTTTACTTAGCGATTGATTCCGTATTTCCCAAAAAGTCCCAAGCCGAAAAAAGAGCGATCGCTAGAGAACATTTAGCAATGGTGGGGCTAACAGAAGCGGCTGACAAGAAACCCAGCCAAATTTCTGGTGGGATGAAACAGCGAGTTGCGATCGCCCGCGCCCTCTCAATTCGTCCCCAAGTTTTGATTCTTGATGAACCTTTTGGTGCGTTAGACGCAATTACCAAAGAGGAATTGCAAGAGGAATTGCTACAAATTTGGCGAGAACATCAAGTTACGGTATTAATGATTACTCATGATATTGATGAAGCGCTGTTTCTCGCAGACAGAGTGGTAATGATGACTAACGGGCCTGCTGCTCAAATTGGCGAAATCTTAGAAGTTCCCTTTGCTCGTCCCCGCAATCGTCGCCGCATTATGGAAGACCCCGAATATTACAACCTCAGAAACTACGCTCTCGACTTCCTCTATCGCCGTTTTGCTCATGATGATGAGTAA
- a CDS encoding J domain-containing protein: MFNDKQRDHLHLDINNPFEILGLKPGASQAQVKQAYRQLVKTWHPDRFGDEKQKQEAEAKIKQINAAYNLIKSEGLATTVEQPAAPQKSTHVSTNSWNAETFYNLGVENARQGRYEEAIADFTRAIRLNPRYIQAYKYRGLVCSQLGFEYRATSDLNKAAQLELDLRMPKTNYKSEYSRWSTPYRQPAKSQPLVKRWCQKFKNLFHFNWF, translated from the coding sequence ATGTTTAACGACAAGCAGCGAGATCATCTACACCTCGATATTAATAATCCTTTTGAAATTTTGGGGCTGAAACCGGGTGCATCACAAGCACAGGTAAAGCAAGCTTACCGTCAGTTGGTGAAAACTTGGCATCCCGATCGCTTTGGGGATGAAAAACAAAAGCAGGAAGCAGAGGCAAAAATTAAACAAATCAATGCAGCTTATAACCTGATTAAGTCTGAAGGTTTAGCTACGACTGTTGAACAGCCAGCTGCGCCGCAAAAATCTACTCACGTATCTACTAATAGCTGGAATGCGGAAACCTTCTACAATTTGGGGGTAGAGAATGCCCGTCAAGGGCGATATGAAGAAGCGATCGCAGATTTTACACGCGCAATTCGCCTTAATCCTCGCTATATTCAGGCCTACAAGTATCGTGGATTAGTTTGCTCTCAATTAGGATTTGAGTATAGAGCGACTTCCGATTTAAATAAAGCCGCGCAGCTAGAATTAGATTTGAGGATGCCTAAAACTAATTACAAATCAGAATACTCAAGATGGTCAACACCATATAGGCAACCCGCAAAATCTCAACCACTAGTAAAAAGATGGTGTCAGAAATTTAAAAATTTATTTCATTTCAATTGGTTTTAG
- a CDS encoding molybdopterin oxidoreductase family protein codes for MSEFTKTLCPYCGVGCGLEVSPPAQHGKATNRDSQGTPIWRVRGDKAHPSSQGMVCVKGATIAESLDKSRLQYPMIRDSLDQDFRRASWEEAFDLIVQRIQTVRFTQGPEAICMYGSGQFQTEDYYIAQKLMKGCLGSNNFDANSRLCMSSAVAGYIQSFGSDGPPCCYEDLELTDCAFLIGTNTAECHPIIFNRLEKYRKKNRKVKLIVVDPRRTPTAENADLHLAIRPGTDIDLLNGIAHLLMRWNQIDVGFIDDCTSNFPAYAEVIRHYSPDVVAHRCGISVADLETAARYWGQSQRVLSLWSMGINQSSEGTAKVRTIINLHLMTGQIGKPGSGPFSLTGQPNAMGGREAGGLSHLLPGYRLVKNPQHRAEVENFWGLKPGQISPEPGMTAWDMITGLENGAVGLLWIAATNPAVSMPDLERTKKALLRSPFTIYQDAYYPTETSAYAHVLLPAAQWSEKTGVMTNSERRVTLCSAFRFPWWEAKADWEIFAEVGRRLGFTKEFAFANSTEVYAEFVQLTRDRPCDMTGMSHELLQTQGPTQWPCPEISTGEDEGDKGDEGAKIQLHPRHLPDSKRLYTDLRFHTPDGRARFGAYHSRGLAEPPDPNYPFVLTTGRLYGHWHTQTRTGRIEKIRAMHPEPFIEIHPRDAAALGITDHQWLEVRSRRGKAKFPAKITKAIAPGTVFVPMHWGALWADEAEANALTHPESCPDSLQPELKACAVDLTPISAEITLKNYQLQSSQW; via the coding sequence ATGAGTGAATTTACCAAAACCCTATGTCCATACTGCGGTGTTGGCTGCGGGCTGGAAGTTTCGCCCCCAGCACAACACGGTAAAGCGACTAATCGGGATAGTCAAGGAACTCCAATTTGGCGGGTACGGGGCGATAAAGCGCACCCATCTAGCCAAGGTATGGTTTGTGTGAAAGGTGCGACAATTGCTGAGTCTTTAGATAAAAGTCGGCTGCAATATCCAATGATTAGAGATTCATTGGATCAAGATTTTCGTCGCGCCAGTTGGGAGGAAGCTTTTGATTTGATTGTGCAGCGGATTCAAACAGTACGCTTTACTCAGGGGCCAGAAGCTATATGTATGTATGGTTCTGGACAGTTTCAAACTGAAGATTATTACATTGCTCAGAAACTCATGAAAGGTTGTCTGGGCAGTAATAATTTTGATGCAAATTCGCGTTTATGTATGTCTAGCGCCGTGGCTGGCTACATTCAAAGCTTTGGCTCAGATGGCCCTCCCTGTTGCTATGAAGATTTAGAGTTAACTGACTGTGCATTTTTAATTGGGACTAACACCGCCGAATGTCATCCCATAATTTTTAATCGACTAGAGAAATATCGCAAAAAAAATCGCAAAGTTAAATTGATTGTGGTCGATCCTCGACGCACACCCACCGCAGAAAATGCTGATTTACATTTAGCGATTCGCCCAGGTACAGATATTGACTTATTAAATGGTATCGCCCACTTGTTGATGCGCTGGAATCAGATAGATGTGGGATTTATTGATGACTGTACCAGCAACTTTCCCGCCTATGCAGAAGTGATTCGTCACTATTCTCCAGATGTGGTAGCCCATCGCTGCGGAATTAGCGTTGCAGATTTAGAAACCGCAGCCCGCTACTGGGGACAATCTCAAAGAGTGCTGTCTCTGTGGTCGATGGGTATTAATCAATCGAGTGAAGGTACAGCAAAGGTCAGAACTATTATTAATCTGCACCTGATGACGGGACAGATTGGTAAACCTGGTTCCGGGCCTTTTTCTTTAACCGGTCAGCCAAATGCAATGGGCGGAAGGGAAGCTGGTGGTTTATCGCATTTATTACCTGGTTATCGCTTGGTGAAAAATCCCCAGCATCGTGCAGAAGTAGAAAATTTCTGGGGACTGAAGCCAGGACAAATTTCTCCTGAACCGGGGATGACGGCTTGGGATATGATTACTGGCTTAGAAAATGGCGCAGTCGGATTACTGTGGATTGCTGCGACTAATCCCGCCGTCAGTATGCCAGATTTGGAACGGACAAAGAAAGCATTATTGCGATCGCCTTTCACAATTTACCAAGATGCATACTATCCCACAGAAACCTCTGCCTACGCTCATGTGCTGTTACCTGCTGCCCAGTGGAGCGAAAAAACTGGCGTAATGACCAACTCTGAACGCCGAGTAACTTTATGTTCAGCATTCCGCTTTCCTTGGTGGGAAGCGAAAGCTGATTGGGAAATTTTTGCGGAAGTCGGACGCAGATTAGGCTTCACCAAAGAATTCGCCTTTGCTAACTCCACCGAAGTCTACGCCGAATTTGTGCAACTCACACGCGATCGCCCCTGTGACATGACGGGTATGAGTCATGAGCTATTGCAAACCCAAGGCCCCACTCAATGGCCCTGTCCAGAAATAAGCACTGGAGAAGATGAGGGAGATAAGGGAGATGAGGGGGCAAAAATTCAACTTCATCCCCGTCATCTCCCTGATTCCAAAAGGCTTTACACTGATTTACGATTTCATACCCCCGATGGTAGGGCGCGGTTTGGTGCATATCACTCACGGGGTTTGGCGGAACCACCAGATCCAAATTATCCCTTTGTGCTAACTACTGGGCGGTTGTACGGACATTGGCACACCCAAACCCGTACTGGCCGCATAGAAAAAATTCGGGCTATGCATCCAGAACCGTTTATTGAGATTCATCCCCGTGATGCTGCTGCTTTGGGAATTACAGATCACCAATGGTTAGAAGTGCGATCGCGTCGGGGTAAAGCAAAATTTCCCGCCAAAATTACCAAAGCGATCGCACCTGGTACAGTGTTTGTCCCTATGCACTGGGGAGCACTATGGGCCGATGAAGCTGAAGCTAATGCGCTCACTCATCCAGAATCTTGCCCCGATTCGCTACAACCAGAACTAAAAGCTTGTGCAGTGGATCTAACACCGATTTCTGCAGAAATTACACTTAAAAATTATCAACTCCAGTCCTCACAATGGTAA
- a CDS encoding NarK family nitrate/nitrite MFS transporter, with amino-acid sequence MLKGLFSFRDRYRILHQTWFAFFLTFVCWFNFAPFATTIGKELHLAPEQIKTLGICNLALTIPARLIIGMLLDRFGPRITYSILLMFAAVPCLATALSQDFHQLVVSRLLMGIVGSGFVVGIRMVAEWFPPKEMGSAQGIYGGWGNFGAFGAEFALPMIAVATGFLAGGGSNWRLAIALTGIIAAIYGVIYYNTVQDTPAGKVYKKPKKNGALEVTSVKSFWAMIASNFGLIFALGLLAWRLEQKNIHFLNQTQMYLTWLVLAGLFAYQTYKAYQVNKELLIGKKTYAPAQRYQFSQVALLEFTYVTNFGSELAAVSMLPAFFEKTFGLEHVVAGMIAATYPFLNLVSRPSGGLISDKFGSRKWTMTIVSAGIGVGYLMAHFINSSWPIPLAIAVTMFAAYFAQAGCGATYGIVPMIKKEATGQIAGNVGAYGNFGGVVYLTIFSLTDASTLFTTMGIAALICAFMCGFFLKEPQGSFAGAYESESTETVAPPTPILAEE; translated from the coding sequence ATGCTTAAAGGATTATTTTCATTCAGGGATCGTTATCGCATCTTACATCAGACGTGGTTTGCGTTTTTTCTTACCTTTGTCTGTTGGTTCAACTTTGCCCCCTTTGCAACCACAATTGGTAAGGAATTACATTTAGCACCTGAGCAAATTAAAACTTTGGGCATTTGTAATCTGGCTTTAACAATTCCAGCGCGGTTAATTATTGGGATGTTGCTGGATCGTTTTGGCCCCAGAATTACCTACTCAATACTGTTGATGTTTGCGGCTGTTCCTTGTTTAGCAACAGCACTATCACAGGACTTTCACCAATTAGTTGTCAGTCGTTTACTGATGGGAATTGTTGGTTCTGGGTTTGTCGTCGGTATCCGCATGGTAGCGGAATGGTTCCCGCCGAAAGAGATGGGAAGCGCTCAAGGTATCTATGGCGGTTGGGGTAACTTTGGGGCTTTTGGTGCAGAGTTCGCCCTACCAATGATTGCTGTGGCGACAGGCTTTTTGGCTGGTGGTGGTTCCAACTGGCGATTAGCGATCGCACTCACTGGGATCATTGCTGCTATCTATGGCGTAATCTATTACAACACCGTTCAAGATACACCTGCTGGCAAAGTTTACAAAAAACCCAAGAAAAATGGTGCTTTGGAAGTCACCAGTGTTAAAAGCTTCTGGGCGATGATTGCGTCAAATTTTGGTTTAATTTTCGCTTTGGGTTTACTAGCTTGGCGATTGGAACAAAAGAATATTCACTTCCTTAATCAAACCCAAATGTATTTAACTTGGTTGGTGTTAGCAGGATTATTTGCTTACCAAACCTACAAAGCTTACCAAGTTAACAAAGAATTACTGATTGGCAAAAAAACTTACGCACCTGCTCAACGCTATCAATTTAGTCAAGTTGCATTACTAGAGTTCACCTACGTTACTAACTTTGGTAGCGAACTCGCAGCCGTATCAATGCTACCAGCATTTTTCGAGAAAACCTTTGGTTTAGAACATGTAGTAGCTGGAATGATTGCTGCTACCTACCCCTTCTTAAACTTAGTTTCCCGTCCTAGCGGTGGTTTAATTTCTGATAAATTTGGTTCCCGCAAATGGACAATGACAATTGTTAGTGCGGGTATAGGTGTGGGCTATTTAATGGCACATTTTATTAATAGCAGCTGGCCAATCCCCTTAGCGATCGCAGTCACTATGTTTGCTGCTTACTTTGCTCAAGCTGGCTGTGGTGCAACCTATGGTATTGTCCCCATGATTAAAAAAGAAGCTACCGGACAAATCGCCGGGAATGTCGGTGCTTACGGCAATTTTGGTGGCGTAGTCTATCTGACAATTTTCAGCTTAACGGACGCATCAACACTGTTTACCACAATGGGTATCGCCGCCTTAATTTGCGCTTTTATGTGTGGCTTCTTCCTCAAAGAACCTCAAGGTTCCTTTGCTGGTGCTTATGAAAGCGAATCAACCGAAACAGTAGCACCACCCACACCAATTTTGGCCGAGGAATAA